In Chiloscyllium punctatum isolate Juve2018m chromosome 10, sChiPun1.3, whole genome shotgun sequence, a single window of DNA contains:
- the LOC140482017 gene encoding gamma-crystallin S-1: MGKIIFYEDRNFQGRHYECSSDCADLSPYFSRCNSIRVESDWWVLYEKPNYMGYQYVLTRGEYPDYQRWMGFNDCVRSCRSYPQYRGGSYRMRIYERPDFGGQMMEFMDDCPSVYDRFRYRDIHSCQVMDGYWIFYEHPNYRGRQYFMRPGEYRRYSDWGGYSSTVGSFRRMRDF; encoded by the exons ATGGGCAAG ATCATCTTTTACGAGGACAGGAACTTCCAGGGGCGGCACTATGAGTGCAGCAGTGACTGTGCCGACCTGTCTCCTTACTTCAGCCGCTGTAACTCCATCCGTGTTGAGAGTGACTGGTGGGTGCTGTATGAGAAACCCAATTACATGGGATACCAGTATGTTCTGACCAGGGGAGAGTATCCTGACTACCAGCGCTGGATGGGATTCAATGACTGTGTCAGGTCATGTCGCAGTTACCCACAA TACCGGGGAGGTTCCTACAGAATGAGGATTTACGAGAGGCCTGACTTCGGAGGACAGATGATGGAATTCATGGATGACTGTCCATCTGTCTACGATCGTTTCCGTTACCGTGACATCCACTCCTGCCAGGTGATGGATGGTTACTGGATCTTCTATGAGCATCCCAACTACAGAGGGCGACAGTACTTCATGAGACCCGGTGAATACAGGAGATACAGTGACTGGGGAGGCTACAGCTCAACCGTCGGATCTTTCAGGCGCATGAGGGATTTCTAA